The region GGTGCTGCGCAAACAATCAGAGTACTTTCATCATCACTCGCAAAGCAAGCTCTAAAAAAACTACCTCAACAAGCATTAACAAAAACATTTTACTACCCTATTATAAAGTCTATTGCCAAGGCATTTGGTACGAAAATGACCAAAGAAGTTTTTGCAAAAGGTGTGTCCAAGGCGGTACCGATTATAGGTGGTGTGGTATCCGGTGGAATTACTTTTGCTACATTAAGACCTATGGGTATGCGACTTGTTGATACATTGGAGGAAGCGCATTTCACCTATTCTAAGGCTGACTTTGAATCAGATTGGAGTGATATCATGCAAGCAAATGAAGTAGAAACAGATAGTGAAAAAACCGTGGAAAGTGAAAATATGAATCCGGTTTTAGATAAAATACAACGAGCTAAGGAAATGCTTGATGATGGAGTTTTAACCGCAGAGGAGTTCTCCAAAATTAAGGATAGGCTTATTTCAGAAATGTAGTATCAGCGTTCATTCGCAAATTTTGCATATTCCTTTATGAGTAGTACTCAAAATTGAATTGTGGAGAATTTGTAAATGAAAAAGAGAAGTACATTTGGACCCAGGAAAAATCACATAAAAACCATGCAAATATGGCTAATGCATAAAACAGTCCTGATATTTTCAAAAGCTTGTGCTGCTCTTTCCAAAAAAAGCATAAAAAACAGGTGCAAAAGCTAAAAAAGTGAGGATAGGTGAGAGCAAATCACCAACTATATTGTTTTGCTCAACTATCGCAATAAAATACACCACAAATAATATCGCAATAGGTATCGTTATCCATTTTTTCATCCTATCCACCCTCCTTGGCAATTTATTTATTTCCTAAAGCTGAAAGAAACCAACCATTTCATCCAGTTTTTCTGCACTCTTTTGATTTTCCATCGATTGATGCAGTACGTCATCCGTTTTGGAAGCGATATCTGTTACTCTAGTCGCAATATCAGTTGTGCCTTGCGCTCCTTCACCTGCTGCAGTAGTGATTTCATCAATGGCCTGCCTCATTTGCTGAATCGTCTCATATATCTGCAATTACCACTCGATTTCTTCCATTGTTTTTTGCCTGGTACAATGCTTTGTCTATTCTTGAATAAAGATCTGTATATTTTTCTTCCATCGTTCGCTCCGCAACTCCAAAGCTGGCTGTATATCTTCCTACAACTGGATGTATTGCTTCTTCTATTGCTTTTCTTACTTTTTCAGCCGTCACATATGCACCCTGTGAATCTGTATTTGGCATTAGAATTAATAGCTCTTCTCCACCAATTCGAATCGCATAATCAGATTTTCTAATATTGTTTTGAAGGAGATTTGCTGTTAATTTTAGGACAGAATCTCCGACTGGGTGCCCCCATTTATCATTCACTTTTTTAAAATGATCTAAATCTAATAATGCAGCTGACAGAGGAATATCGTATCGTTTTGCCCTATCAAATTCTTCGTCTATAATACTTTCTAAAAAATGTCGATTATATAATCCTGTTAATTCGTCTTTTATTGCAATATTTTTCAGTGCATTCTCAGCCTGTTTTTGTGCTGTCACATCAAAAAGGTTAATCATGACCGCCTCAGAGCCGTTATAAATCCCCGTAACGGCAGATATAATAACTGAAATCATGTTCCCATCTTTATCCTCAATGGTTGTTTCGATATCTTCGATTCGACCATCGCCATTTTTTACCTGCTCAATTAATTCCGTTACATCAAATTTAATCCAATTTACACTGGTTGCTAAATATAGAATTTCCTTGGAATTATTTTCTTTCGAAATGATCTTTTCAGCATCCCCATTCATGAAGAGTATCTGTCCATCCCTTTTAATAACGAACAGCGCTCCTTTCATGGTTTGAAACATTTTAATTAAATTCTTATTACTTTCATTTGCATTCCAAAATGCACTCTTTAAATAATCGAGTAATGGGATGAAGATTTTAATTAATATAAAAACTATAGTTAATAGTATTATGAGAAAAAGAATTGTGTGCGTTTGCTCTATTAATTTGACAGATTCCTTTGCTTCTATTTCGTAGGTACATACAATAGAATCCATTTTCTTTAAGTATTCAGATTCATGAAAAAGTATGGTACTTATGTGCTCGTTTGTTTTGGTTATATCAGCGCCTGACTCTCTCGATTCCTTCAAAAAAAGATTTGCTTCATCAATGATACTTATAAAAATAGGCTCTAAATCCTGATACATTTGATTAATCCTACTTGAATTATTACTAAAGATAGTTTCTGACTTATTTAAATCCAAGAGTTCATAATGTGATTTCTTCCATAATTCAAGACTATCTTCCATATCCGTCTTATATCGTTCATCATCTGAAATAGTCTGATCAAGTTGAATCAAAGACATATCCTTGACTACTTTTTGACTTAACATTCTTTGCCTCCCGGCAATATTAACAATATACGACGTATTCTCTTCCTGTACTATTTGATAATGTATTATAAACTGCTTTAACATAAATACAGAAAGTAATATAAATGAAGAAATTATAAACCTACGAATTAATCTCTTGTAAATTGTGCTATACTCTTCTTCAATCACTTTAATCCCTCCCATAAATACAGATTATTTACTATCTATATTTCATGCTTTCTATAATAATCTATTTTAATACCAGTTATTTTTTCTACTCGTTTCTGTAACTCCATTAAATCAGCTAATTCATGATTCACAATTCTATTTACAAGACAGACACTTACCGAGCTATATCCCATACCTTGTCCTATCATATTATTTAATAATTTTCTGAAAATTCGAAAAATTCTCCATTTACATTCCAGCTTAAAAATCACCCAACTTTTATTCATACTTACTTTTTCCTCTCTTTTAGGCATATTTAGTAAAATTATACTCTTATTTAGGAGCATATACAAGGCTATGTCAATAGAACTGCACAGTTTTTCGACACATAAAGTGCACAGTTTTTCGCCAAGACTGCACAACCTCCGAGGAGTTGGTAAAATGAAGCCAGCCGAAACGGAGGTGGCGAGAAATGAAGGGGTATCGTGTGTACAATTCTATTCAACAATTAAAAGACATGGGCTTTAAGCGAGCTGCCGTGGCGGCACAGCTTCAAATCAATCGCCGTACAGTGGACAGGTATTGGACAATGACGGCAGATGAGTATGAAACGCAGCAGCAGGCCCTGAAGCGTGGGAGCAGCGTGGATGATTACCGCGACCAGATTCTGTATTGGTTGAGGGCTTATCCAACACTTTCCTCCGCACAGGTCTGCGACTGGCTAAAAGAGCATTATAACGAAGACTTCCGGGAACGCACCGTTTCACGGTATGTCAAGCGGCTCCGAGAGGAATACGGCTTGAAGAAGGTTCCTATTCCGAGAGACTATGAAGCGGTACCCGAGCTCCCGATGGGGCAGCAGATGCAGGTGGACTTTGGACAGCTCCTGATGCCGAATGTTGACGGTGGACAGACCAGAGTTTATGCAGCAGCATTTCTGCTCTCGGCATCCCGGTACAAGTATGCCGAAATGCAAAGCCGACCTTTCACAGCAGCAGACTTGGTGAATATTTGCCACAACTGTTTCAGATATTTCGGTGGAATGCCGCGTGAAATGGTTTTTGACCAGGACAGCATTGTATGCGTCAGCGAAAATGCCGGAGATATTGTCTACACCTATGAATTTGAAAAGTTCCGGCAAGAGACGAAAATGACAATCTACATGTGCCGTGGCGCAGACCCCGAAAGCAAAGGGAAAATTGAGAACACGGTAAAATATATCAAGGGCAACTTCTTGAGCAATCGCCTTTATGTGGATGACGGGATTCTCAACGGCAGTTGTTTGGAGTGGCTGTCTCGTACCGCCAATGCAAAGGTGCACGGAACCACAAAACGTATTCCCGCTGAGGTTTTCAAGGAAGAATGTGAGCATCTTCGGCCGCTGGTTGGTTTTGATGAAGCTGTACTTCCTGTGGTTTGCCGCACCGTCCGAAAGGACAACACCATTATCTACGACAGCAACCGTTATTCCGTTCCTTTGGGTACCTACAACAAGCAGCCGGAGGTACGGATTGAAACGAAGGAAGGCACTCAATCACAGGCTATTCTTAAGCGGAATATATACCTCTCAATTTTCTGGCACATTCTATCAGGGTCATCTTGCAATTGCAATTTGAGCTTTGAATTGCTATAATATTACTGAATTAGACAAATTGTGGCAAATTTCTACATTAATGTTTGTCAAGCAACCAGCAAATTTAAATTCTCCTAAGCCCTCAATAAATTCCGAAAATCGTTATACTAAGGAGCGTTGCAGTAAAATTTATTCAGAGAGGTATTAGACTATAGGTATTGAGAAGGAGGGACTAAAATGTTAAAATTTATAAATAATATTAAAATTAGGACAAAGCTATTTATCTTTGTTGCATCAATTCTTGCCTTGATGATTGCGATATCCGTTGTGTTTCTATACAGTGCATACCTTAATGTGCAAAATGATTTTCAACTCATTGAGCAAACAACTCGGAGCAATTACGACATAAACATAAAAAACCAAGTAGACAATGTAATTACACTGCTGGACGGCGTCTATAAAAAATATGAATCCGGCGAATTGACTTTTGCGGAATCGCAAGCGTTAGGTGCCGATCTGGTCCGAAACCTCAGATATAATGATGACGGCTATTTTTGGATTGATACAACAGAGGGGATTAACGTCGTGCTGCTTGGTTCCAGTATTGAAGGAACCAACCGTTATGACTTCCACGATGCCCG is a window of [Clostridium] saccharolyticum WM1 DNA encoding:
- the istA gene encoding IS21 family transposase — translated: MKGYRVYNSIQQLKDMGFKRAAVAAQLQINRRTVDRYWTMTADEYETQQQALKRGSSVDDYRDQILYWLRAYPTLSSAQVCDWLKEHYNEDFRERTVSRYVKRLREEYGLKKVPIPRDYEAVPELPMGQQMQVDFGQLLMPNVDGGQTRVYAAAFLLSASRYKYAEMQSRPFTAADLVNICHNCFRYFGGMPREMVFDQDSIVCVSENAGDIVYTYEFEKFRQETKMTIYMCRGADPESKGKIENTVKYIKGNFLSNRLYVDDGILNGSCLEWLSRTANAKVHGTTKRIPAEVFKEECEHLRPLVGFDEAVLPVVCRTVRKDNTIIYDSNRYSVPLGTYNKQPEVRIETKEGTQSQAILKRNIYLSIFWHILSGSSCNCNLSFELL
- a CDS encoding diguanylate cyclase codes for the protein MIEEEYSTIYKRLIRRFIISSFILLSVFMLKQFIIHYQIVQEENTSYIVNIAGRQRMLSQKVVKDMSLIQLDQTISDDERYKTDMEDSLELWKKSHYELLDLNKSETIFSNNSSRINQMYQDLEPIFISIIDEANLFLKESRESGADITKTNEHISTILFHESEYLKKMDSIVCTYEIEAKESVKLIEQTHTILFLIILLTIVFILIKIFIPLLDYLKSAFWNANESNKNLIKMFQTMKGALFVIKRDGQILFMNGDAEKIISKENNSKEILYLATSVNWIKFDVTELIEQVKNGDGRIEDIETTIEDKDGNMISVIISAVTGIYNGSEAVMINLFDVTAQKQAENALKNIAIKDELTGLYNRHFLESIIDEEFDRAKRYDIPLSAALLDLDHFKKVNDKWGHPVGDSVLKLTANLLQNNIRKSDYAIRIGGEELLILMPNTDSQGAYVTAEKVRKAIEEAIHPVVGRYTASFGVAERTMEEKYTDLYSRIDKALYQAKNNGRNRVVIADI
- a CDS encoding SHOCT domain-containing protein, which encodes MEKTETKSLPSLVGVISTAIQIPGVKVNRNAFLEEQFKDAPPETLEAVLSVGPVEAGCSRKELRKIACRLVQKKTLLSTGASFLAGIPGGFTMAATIPADMLQFYGVALGLAQEVSYLYGAGDLWSGDILDEEKVTNQLILYCGVMLGASGAAQTIRVLSSSLAKQALKKLPQQALTKTFYYPIIKSIAKAFGTKMTKEVFAKGVSKAVPIIGGVVSGGITFATLRPMGMRLVDTLEEAHFTYSKADFESDWSDIMQANEVETDSEKTVESENMNPVLDKIQRAKEMLDDGVLTAEEFSKIKDRLISEM